The following proteins are encoded in a genomic region of Corythoichthys intestinalis isolate RoL2023-P3 chromosome 5, ASM3026506v1, whole genome shotgun sequence:
- the LOC130916005 gene encoding seipin-like yields MLEYKEPASEQRPAEPPRRSPSQSRTTRASPKVIESSTMGGALGPILHWLHDVAAVTLLKARRTLFQAAVLFCVLGLLLWVSIFLYGSFYYSYMPTVSFSAPVHYYFNSDCDASKLCSFPMANISLLKNDRDQVMAFGQPYRISLELELPESPANEQLGMFMVKMSCYSKGGKTVSSVRRSTMLHYRSALLQTLSTFFFSPFLLTGMAEQKQLIEVELFPAYKTNSYQPTVGAVIEIQSRRVQIYSSQLRIHAYFTGVRYVLYNFPLMSAVVGVASNFAFIGAVVLFSYLQFVWGGLWPPDQVRVKVMMGDSTRMQQRKEEVKKRMEKENSLKELDSPKAIGPVNEEVDDTAAEASKTSFVVGNVIDRDVPDPEKDGSADFGPPEETEKNETTLRQRAGTSKEASD; encoded by the coding sequence ATGTTGGAATATAAAGAACCCGCGTCAGAGCAGAGGCCAGCAGAGCCACCCAGAAGAAGCCCATCCCAATCCAGGACCACCAGGGCAAGCCCGAAGGTGATCGAATCGAGCACGATGGGTGGTGCGTTGGGACCGATTCTCCACTGGCTCCACGACGTGGCTGCCGTGACTCTCCTGAAGGCCAGGAGAACTTTATTCCAAGCCGCTGTTCTCTTCTGCGTTCTGGGTCTTCTGCTTTGGGTGTCCATTTTCTTATACGGCAGTTTTTATTACTCCTACATGCCCACGGTGAGCTTCTCCGCCCCTGTGCATTACTACTTCAACTCCGATTGCGACGCATCGAAGCTTTGCTCCTTCCCAATGGCCAACATCTCCCTGTTGAAGAACGACCGAGACCAGGTGATGGCTTTCGGGCAACCGTACCGAATATCTCTGGAGTTGGAGCTTCCGGAATCGCCCGCGAACGAACAACTAGGCATGTTCATGGTGAAGATGTCCTGCTACTCCAAAGGCGGGAAAACAGTGTCTTCGGTTCGACGTTCCACGATGCTGCACTACCGATCGGCTCTTTTGCAGACCCTCAGCACCTTCTTCTTCTCCCCGTTTCTGCTAACCGGAATGGCCGAACAGAAGCAGCTGATCGAAGTGGAGCTTTTCCCCGCCTACAAGACCAACAGCTACCAACCCACCGTCGGCGCTGTGATCGAGATCCAATCCAGACGCGTTCAGATCTACTCGTCCCAGCTCCGGATCCACGCGTACTTCACCGGCGTCCGTTACGTTTTGTACAACTTCCCGTTGATGTCGGCCGTGGTGGGCGTTGCCAGCAACTTCGCCTTCATCGGCGCCGTGGTGCTCTTCAGCTATCTGCAGTTCGTCTGGGGCGGTCTTTGGCCTCCGGATCAGGTGCGCGTCAAGGTCATGATGGGCGACAGTACCCGGATGCAACAGAGGAAGGAGGAAGTCAAGAAGCGTATGGAGAAGGAAAATTCCTTGAAGGAACTGGATTCGCCCAAGGCCATCGGTCCCGTGAACGAGGAGGTCGATGACACGGCGGCGGAGGCGTCAAAGACTTCCTTTGTGGTGGGAAATGTCATCGATCGCGATGTTCCCGATCCGGAGAAAGATGGGTCAGCTGACTTCGGACCGCCGGAGGAGACCGAGAAGAACGAGACAACGCTCCGACAGAGAGCCGGGACGTCGAAAGAAGCATCGGATTAG